Proteins from one Xanthobacter autotrophicus Py2 genomic window:
- a CDS encoding conserved hypothetical protein (KEGG: bbt:BBta_p0293 hypothetical protein) — translation MHILMDCIKAIDREVGLPFGRFFLMTHGNWGDSDVGQAIAQGLKVQAGASVRLRCR, via the coding sequence GTGCACATCCTGATGGACTGCATCAAGGCGATCGACCGCGAAGTCGGGCTTCCGTTCGGGCGGTTCTTCCTGATGACTCACGGCAATTGGGGCGATTCCGATGTGGGTCAGGCCATAGCGCAAGGCTTGAAGGTTCAAGCGGGGGCGTCCGTCAGATTGCGATGCCGGTGA